In the Nitrospinota bacterium genome, CGACTCCGACCTTGGAAGCGGGCGGGGCTACGAGTGGATAGCGTGGAGGAAGTCCAATCCCCGGATCGTCTTCGACCTCGGCCGCCCTCAAAGGGTCCGCGCCGTCCGCATCCACATCAACCGCCGCTCCGACCGCAGGATCGAGCCACCCAAGACCGTGCGCATTTTCTTCAGCTCCGACGGCAGATCGATCAACTACAGCCGGGTCAAGTCCACGACGCAGATAATCTTCCTCGACGGCCGAAGCCGCTCGATCCGTATCTCGACCCCCGGGGCCGTGGGCCGCTACGTGGCCGTGGAGCTTACAGACGGCGACCCCCAGAGTTGGATCTTCGTCGACGAGATACTCCTCGAAGCGGGCTGAGTCGCGTCGCCCAGACCCTGCCCGGCCACCTCCTCCTTTCCCTGCCCTGATTCTCCCTGGAGCGCTAAGCCTCCATGTGGTACCATGAGGCCCCTCTATGGGCGCGATCGGAGGAGCTACCGTGCGCATCGCTTTTAAAACCCTTGGCTGCAAGCTCAACCAGGTAGAGACCAACATCATGCGGGAGGCCTGTCGGGGGAGCATGATGGAGGTGGTCCCCTTCGAGGACGAGGCCGACGTCTACGTGGTCAACACCTGCAGTGTGACGGGAAAGACCGACCGTGTGGCCCGCCAGCTGGTCCGGCGGGCGGCGGGGCAAAACCCGGAGGCGGCCATCGTCGTCACCGGTTGCTACGCGCAGCTACAGCCCGAGGCCCTGGCGGACCTGCCGGGGGTGAGGCTCGTGCTCGGAAACGAGGAGAAACACGACCTGCTCCACTACCTCGCGACCATGGAGGAGAACGGCCCAGGGGCCCACATAGCGGTGGGCGACATTGGGCACGCGAAGGAGTTCCGCTCTGCCCCCCTTCGGAGCTTCACGGGCTACACCAAGGCATTCGTCAAGATTCAGACCGGCTGCGACTTCCGTTGCACCTTCTGCTCCATCTGGACGGCGCGGGGCCCGAGCCGAAGCGAGCCGCCCGACCGAGTGCTGGAGCAGATGGCGGAGCTCGTCCAATCAGGGGTCAGGGAGATGGCCGTAACGGGGGTCTGCATCGGCTCCTACGGCCTCGACCTATCGCCCCCGACCACGCTGGCGGCCCTCGTTAGGATGACCGAGGGGGTGGAGGGCCTGGAGCGGCTCAGGATCACCTCGATCGAGCCTACGGAGTTGACCGACGAGCTGCTGGAAACCATGGCCACCTCCCCGCTCGTGTGCCGCCACCTTCACGTCCCCCTTCAGAACGGCTCCGACCGGGTCCTGGAAGGCATGAACCGAAACTACCGAACCGACTTCTACCGGGGCCGGATCGAAGCTGCGGCGGCGCTGATGCCCGGCGCCGGAATCGGGGCCGACGTCATGGTGGGCTTTCCGGGCGAATCCGACGAGGACTTCGAGGAGACGATGGCTTTCATCGAGAGGCTTCCCATGACCTACCTCCACGTCTTCAGCTACTCCCCCCG is a window encoding:
- the mtaB gene encoding tRNA (N(6)-L-threonylcarbamoyladenosine(37)-C(2))-methylthiotransferase MtaB — encoded protein: MRIAFKTLGCKLNQVETNIMREACRGSMMEVVPFEDEADVYVVNTCSVTGKTDRVARQLVRRAAGQNPEAAIVVTGCYAQLQPEALADLPGVRLVLGNEEKHDLLHYLATMEENGPGAHIAVGDIGHAKEFRSAPLRSFTGYTKAFVKIQTGCDFRCTFCSIWTARGPSRSEPPDRVLEQMAELVQSGVREMAVTGVCIGSYGLDLSPPTTLAALVRMTEGVEGLERLRITSIEPTELTDELLETMATSPLVCRHLHVPLQNGSDRVLEGMNRNYRTDFYRGRIEAAAALMPGAGIGADVMVGFPGESDEDFEETMAFIERLPMTYLHVFSYSPRRGTPAAERPDQVDPQVKKERSKRLRSLGEAKRRAFMADQVGRTVPVLVESTRDRSTGLLKGWSDTYVKVHLDGPDAWMGRVVPVEVAAHADGHLEGVGVGQGA